In Brienomyrus brachyistius isolate T26 chromosome 14, BBRACH_0.4, whole genome shotgun sequence, the following proteins share a genomic window:
- the si:dkey-196h17.9 gene encoding uncharacterized protein si:dkey-196h17.9 isoform X2 — MFTHSRSVIQRLWKDQMETKLSLPKLIMKRGERHGKKSKPQRKEDRQPLLEANVTDGDIWVELGQKLAQDVLSSVTLQGNPSIPESRPAKDLTAVVKQVVMDSLSQRGVDFGHMQSKVCLEKHLRMVLGGVLGELQRQNPGPGVACVQDAVVDALHCYVFVQLNHTLQCESAQEPLLLIQNVAKVYLSDASMGYLNTANQTSKAVDPVVVADWLQSAQMKYLESATKDIPELLARILRYEEEWRCSSDLRTEEDFIWLQLDVEQLLVGRIQQAEKVSQCLMERVQEICYHELLHFIRRYVKSETGHLKQEQKPDESSRRHQFRTFNTCMTFKKLVQTMARGRADSLVQAITLLENMQTMALELLLEKPLHLTRTSFKMYFKGRDISMEEVMWQVGPHFESLPLKGKEAHKELVDVAHFRISSLYFDCLLLSNRKALERQWDDIGARVRADAICLSSTFSQLSKITQQGSKQCDGHNVDQNPEEPSVTQRNQMLLKVADVLQLTDVEALKVTGHEKLNELSPKQLRALLHWKGGLSKQQVKQVMKTSGDEHHAHGSSESKDRSRFICCC, encoded by the exons ATGTTCACTCACAGCAGGTCAGTCATTCAGAGGCTTTGGAAAGATCAA ATGGAAACAAAGCTCAGTTTGCCGAAGCTGATCATGAAGAGGGGAGAGCGACATGGGAAAAAGAGCAAGCCTCAGAGAAAAGAGGACAGGCAACCTTTGTTGGAGGCTAATGTTACAGATG GGGACATCTGGGTGGAACTGGGACAGAAGCTGGCCCAGGATGTGCTCAGCAGTGTGACACTGCAGGGAAACCCCAGCATTCCAGAGAGCCGGCCCGCCAAGGATTTGACAGCGGTGGTGAAGCAAGTGGTAATGGACAGTCTATCGCAGCGGGGGGTCGATTTTGGTCACATGCAGAGTAAAGTCTGCTTGGAAAAACATCTGAGGATGGTTCTGGGTGGGGTGCTTGGTGAGCTTCAGCGGCAGAACCCAGGTCCTGGAGTGGCCTGCGTTCAGGATGCAGTGGTGGACGCCCTTCATTGCTACGTGTTTGTACAGCTGAATCACACCTTGCAGTGTGAGTCTGCACAGGAACCTCTACTGCTGATCCAGAACGTAGCCAAGGTGTACCTAAG TGATGCATCGATGGGGTATCTTAATACGGCAAATCAGACCTCCAAAGCAGTTGACCCGGTGGTTGTCGCAGACTGGCTGCAGAGTGCACAAATGAAATACTTGGAATCTGCCACG AAGGACATTCCTGAGCTCCTGGCGAGGATTCTTCGGTATGAAGAGGAGTGGCGGTGCTCCAGTGATCTGAGGACCGAGGAAGATTTTATCTGGCTGCAGTTGGATGTTGAGCAG CTCCTTGTAGGTCGTATCCAGCAGGCAGAGAAGGTGAGCCAGTGCTTAATGGAAAGGGTTCAAGAGATTTGCTATCATGAGCTGTTGCACTTCATAAGGAG ATATGTGAAAAGCGAAACAGGACATCTAAAACAAGAACAAAAACCAGACGAATCCAGTCGCAGACACCAGTTCCGGACATTCAATACCTGCATGACTTTCAA GAAGTTAGTACAAACAATGGCAAGGGGAAGAGCCGACTCTCTTGTCCAGGCCATCACACTCTTGGAAAACATGCAGACGATGGCCCTGGAGCTGCTCCTGGAGAAACCCCTGCACTTAACACGG ACCTCCTTCAAGATGTATTTCAAAGGGCGAGATATTAGCATGGAGGAAGTGATGTGGCAGGTTGGGCCACACTTTGAAAGCCTTCCGTTAAAGGGGAAGGAGGCACACAAG GAACTTGTAGATGTCGCCCACTTTCGCATCTCTTCCCTGTACTTTGATTGCCTGTTGCTTAGCAACCGCAAGGCCCTGGAAAGACAGTGGGATGATATCGGGGCGAGAGTGAGAGCAGATGCAATATGTTTGAGCAGCACTTTCTCACAGCTCTCAAAGATAACTCAGCAGGGCAGCAAACAGTGTGACGGACACAACGTGGACCAG AACCCAGAGGAACCCAGTGTGACCCAGAGGAACCAGATGCTGTTGAAGGTGGCTGATGTCCTGCAGCTGACTGATGTGGAAGCCTTGAAAGTAACAGGCCATGAGAAGCTGAATGAATTGAG TCCGAAGCAGCTGCGTGCCCTGTTGCACTGGAAAGGAGGGCTGTCAAAGCAGCAGGTAAAACAGGTGATGAAGACCAGCGGAGATGAACACCACGCCCATGGCTCGTCAGAATCCAAGGATCGATCTAGGTTCATCTGCTGCTGTTGA
- the si:dkey-196h17.9 gene encoding uncharacterized protein si:dkey-196h17.9 isoform X1 encodes MFTHSRSVIQRLWKDQMETKLSLPKLIMKRGERHGKKSKPQRKEDRQPLLEANVTDGDIWVELGQKLAQDVLSSVTLQGNPSIPESRPAKDLTAVVKQVVMDSLSQRGVDFGHMQSKVCLEKHLRMVLGGVLGELQRQNPGPGVACVQDAVVDALHCYVFVQLNHTLQCESAQEPLLLIQNVAKVYLSDASMGYLNTANQTSKAVDPVVVADWLQSAQMKYLESATKDIPELLARILRYEEEWRCSSDLRTEEDFIWLQLDVEQLLVGRIQQAEKVSQCLMERVQEICYHELLHFIRRYVKSETGHLKQEQKPDESSRRHQFRTFNTCMTFKKLVQTMARGRADSLVQAITLLENMQTMALELLLEKPLHLTRTSFKMYFKGRDISMEEVMWQVGPHFESLPLKGKEAHKELVDVAHFRISSLYFDCLLLSNRKALERQWDDIGARVRADAICLSSTFSQLSKITQQGSKQCDGHNVDQQNPEEPSVTQRNQMLLKVADVLQLTDVEALKVTGHEKLNELSPKQLRALLHWKGGLSKQQVKQVMKTSGDEHHAHGSSESKDRSRFICCC; translated from the exons ATGTTCACTCACAGCAGGTCAGTCATTCAGAGGCTTTGGAAAGATCAA ATGGAAACAAAGCTCAGTTTGCCGAAGCTGATCATGAAGAGGGGAGAGCGACATGGGAAAAAGAGCAAGCCTCAGAGAAAAGAGGACAGGCAACCTTTGTTGGAGGCTAATGTTACAGATG GGGACATCTGGGTGGAACTGGGACAGAAGCTGGCCCAGGATGTGCTCAGCAGTGTGACACTGCAGGGAAACCCCAGCATTCCAGAGAGCCGGCCCGCCAAGGATTTGACAGCGGTGGTGAAGCAAGTGGTAATGGACAGTCTATCGCAGCGGGGGGTCGATTTTGGTCACATGCAGAGTAAAGTCTGCTTGGAAAAACATCTGAGGATGGTTCTGGGTGGGGTGCTTGGTGAGCTTCAGCGGCAGAACCCAGGTCCTGGAGTGGCCTGCGTTCAGGATGCAGTGGTGGACGCCCTTCATTGCTACGTGTTTGTACAGCTGAATCACACCTTGCAGTGTGAGTCTGCACAGGAACCTCTACTGCTGATCCAGAACGTAGCCAAGGTGTACCTAAG TGATGCATCGATGGGGTATCTTAATACGGCAAATCAGACCTCCAAAGCAGTTGACCCGGTGGTTGTCGCAGACTGGCTGCAGAGTGCACAAATGAAATACTTGGAATCTGCCACG AAGGACATTCCTGAGCTCCTGGCGAGGATTCTTCGGTATGAAGAGGAGTGGCGGTGCTCCAGTGATCTGAGGACCGAGGAAGATTTTATCTGGCTGCAGTTGGATGTTGAGCAG CTCCTTGTAGGTCGTATCCAGCAGGCAGAGAAGGTGAGCCAGTGCTTAATGGAAAGGGTTCAAGAGATTTGCTATCATGAGCTGTTGCACTTCATAAGGAG ATATGTGAAAAGCGAAACAGGACATCTAAAACAAGAACAAAAACCAGACGAATCCAGTCGCAGACACCAGTTCCGGACATTCAATACCTGCATGACTTTCAA GAAGTTAGTACAAACAATGGCAAGGGGAAGAGCCGACTCTCTTGTCCAGGCCATCACACTCTTGGAAAACATGCAGACGATGGCCCTGGAGCTGCTCCTGGAGAAACCCCTGCACTTAACACGG ACCTCCTTCAAGATGTATTTCAAAGGGCGAGATATTAGCATGGAGGAAGTGATGTGGCAGGTTGGGCCACACTTTGAAAGCCTTCCGTTAAAGGGGAAGGAGGCACACAAG GAACTTGTAGATGTCGCCCACTTTCGCATCTCTTCCCTGTACTTTGATTGCCTGTTGCTTAGCAACCGCAAGGCCCTGGAAAGACAGTGGGATGATATCGGGGCGAGAGTGAGAGCAGATGCAATATGTTTGAGCAGCACTTTCTCACAGCTCTCAAAGATAACTCAGCAGGGCAGCAAACAGTGTGACGGACACAACGTGGACCAG CAGAACCCAGAGGAACCCAGTGTGACCCAGAGGAACCAGATGCTGTTGAAGGTGGCTGATGTCCTGCAGCTGACTGATGTGGAAGCCTTGAAAGTAACAGGCCATGAGAAGCTGAATGAATTGAG TCCGAAGCAGCTGCGTGCCCTGTTGCACTGGAAAGGAGGGCTGTCAAAGCAGCAGGTAAAACAGGTGATGAAGACCAGCGGAGATGAACACCACGCCCATGGCTCGTCAGAATCCAAGGATCGATCTAGGTTCATCTGCTGCTGTTGA
- the si:dkey-196h17.9 gene encoding uncharacterized protein si:dkey-196h17.9 isoform X3, translating into METKLSLPKLIMKRGERHGKKSKPQRKEDRQPLLEANVTDGDIWVELGQKLAQDVLSSVTLQGNPSIPESRPAKDLTAVVKQVVMDSLSQRGVDFGHMQSKVCLEKHLRMVLGGVLGELQRQNPGPGVACVQDAVVDALHCYVFVQLNHTLQCESAQEPLLLIQNVAKVYLSDASMGYLNTANQTSKAVDPVVVADWLQSAQMKYLESATKDIPELLARILRYEEEWRCSSDLRTEEDFIWLQLDVEQLLVGRIQQAEKVSQCLMERVQEICYHELLHFIRRYVKSETGHLKQEQKPDESSRRHQFRTFNTCMTFKKLVQTMARGRADSLVQAITLLENMQTMALELLLEKPLHLTRTSFKMYFKGRDISMEEVMWQVGPHFESLPLKGKEAHKELVDVAHFRISSLYFDCLLLSNRKALERQWDDIGARVRADAICLSSTFSQLSKITQQGSKQCDGHNVDQQNPEEPSVTQRNQMLLKVADVLQLTDVEALKVTGHEKLNELSPKQLRALLHWKGGLSKQQVKQVMKTSGDEHHAHGSSESKDRSRFICCC; encoded by the exons ATGGAAACAAAGCTCAGTTTGCCGAAGCTGATCATGAAGAGGGGAGAGCGACATGGGAAAAAGAGCAAGCCTCAGAGAAAAGAGGACAGGCAACCTTTGTTGGAGGCTAATGTTACAGATG GGGACATCTGGGTGGAACTGGGACAGAAGCTGGCCCAGGATGTGCTCAGCAGTGTGACACTGCAGGGAAACCCCAGCATTCCAGAGAGCCGGCCCGCCAAGGATTTGACAGCGGTGGTGAAGCAAGTGGTAATGGACAGTCTATCGCAGCGGGGGGTCGATTTTGGTCACATGCAGAGTAAAGTCTGCTTGGAAAAACATCTGAGGATGGTTCTGGGTGGGGTGCTTGGTGAGCTTCAGCGGCAGAACCCAGGTCCTGGAGTGGCCTGCGTTCAGGATGCAGTGGTGGACGCCCTTCATTGCTACGTGTTTGTACAGCTGAATCACACCTTGCAGTGTGAGTCTGCACAGGAACCTCTACTGCTGATCCAGAACGTAGCCAAGGTGTACCTAAG TGATGCATCGATGGGGTATCTTAATACGGCAAATCAGACCTCCAAAGCAGTTGACCCGGTGGTTGTCGCAGACTGGCTGCAGAGTGCACAAATGAAATACTTGGAATCTGCCACG AAGGACATTCCTGAGCTCCTGGCGAGGATTCTTCGGTATGAAGAGGAGTGGCGGTGCTCCAGTGATCTGAGGACCGAGGAAGATTTTATCTGGCTGCAGTTGGATGTTGAGCAG CTCCTTGTAGGTCGTATCCAGCAGGCAGAGAAGGTGAGCCAGTGCTTAATGGAAAGGGTTCAAGAGATTTGCTATCATGAGCTGTTGCACTTCATAAGGAG ATATGTGAAAAGCGAAACAGGACATCTAAAACAAGAACAAAAACCAGACGAATCCAGTCGCAGACACCAGTTCCGGACATTCAATACCTGCATGACTTTCAA GAAGTTAGTACAAACAATGGCAAGGGGAAGAGCCGACTCTCTTGTCCAGGCCATCACACTCTTGGAAAACATGCAGACGATGGCCCTGGAGCTGCTCCTGGAGAAACCCCTGCACTTAACACGG ACCTCCTTCAAGATGTATTTCAAAGGGCGAGATATTAGCATGGAGGAAGTGATGTGGCAGGTTGGGCCACACTTTGAAAGCCTTCCGTTAAAGGGGAAGGAGGCACACAAG GAACTTGTAGATGTCGCCCACTTTCGCATCTCTTCCCTGTACTTTGATTGCCTGTTGCTTAGCAACCGCAAGGCCCTGGAAAGACAGTGGGATGATATCGGGGCGAGAGTGAGAGCAGATGCAATATGTTTGAGCAGCACTTTCTCACAGCTCTCAAAGATAACTCAGCAGGGCAGCAAACAGTGTGACGGACACAACGTGGACCAG CAGAACCCAGAGGAACCCAGTGTGACCCAGAGGAACCAGATGCTGTTGAAGGTGGCTGATGTCCTGCAGCTGACTGATGTGGAAGCCTTGAAAGTAACAGGCCATGAGAAGCTGAATGAATTGAG TCCGAAGCAGCTGCGTGCCCTGTTGCACTGGAAAGGAGGGCTGTCAAAGCAGCAGGTAAAACAGGTGATGAAGACCAGCGGAGATGAACACCACGCCCATGGCTCGTCAGAATCCAAGGATCGATCTAGGTTCATCTGCTGCTGTTGA